In Hemiscyllium ocellatum isolate sHemOce1 chromosome 2, sHemOce1.pat.X.cur, whole genome shotgun sequence, a single window of DNA contains:
- the anxa1a gene encoding annexin A1a, protein MASNLVSMFLQQAMQSRYPSPSGPTVTPFPNFDASADAAALNNALQAKGVDEETIINILTSRSNWQRQQIAAEYQQSVGEQLTKVLKKKLSDKLETVVLGLMRTPAQFDADQLRDAIQGFGTDEDCLVEILVSRSNKEIKDIIKAYKEEFGSELEDKIKGDTSGDFQKALVALLKASRDEGCTVDHDLADNDARALYEAGERRKGTDVDTFIRILTSRNAAHMQTVFERYTKYSSHEIGKALDLELKGDIENALISLVRCIGNKPDYFAEKLYNSMKGYGTKDKVLIRIMISRSEVDMNDIKAAYKAKYGKTLYKAIKDDTKADYEKILLALCGSDE, encoded by the exons ATGGCATCCAACCTCGTCAGTATGTTCCTGCAGCAAGCAATGCAATCTCGA TATCCTTCCCCCAGTGGGCCAACAGTTACTCCATTTCCTAACTTTGACGCAAGTGCTGATGCTGCTGCATTAAATAATGCACTCCAGGCAAAAG gTGTGGATGAAGAAACCATTATAAACATTCTGACATCCCGCAGCAACTGGCAACGTCAACAAATAGCAGCTGAATATCAACAAAGTGTAGGGGAG CAACTGACAAAGGTCTTGAAGAAGAAACTGTCTGATAAACTGGAGACTGTGGTCCTTGGCCTGATGAGAACACCTGCTCAATTTGACGCCGATCAGCTACGTGATGCTATTCag GGTTTTGGTACTGATGAAGACTGTCTAGTAGAGATATTGGTATCTAGGAGCAACAAAGAGATCAAGGATATCATTAAAGCATACAAAGAAG AATTTGGCAGTGAATTGGAGGACAAGATCAAGGGTGATACATCTggggatttccaaaaggctttaGTTGCACTACTTAAG GCATCTAGAGATGAAGGTTGTACAGTGGATCATGACCTTGCTGATAATGATGCAAGG GCTTTATATGAAGCTGGTGAAAGAAGGAAAGGGACTGATGTTGACACCTTCATTAGAATTCTTACAAGCAGAAATgctgcacacatgcaaacag TGTTTGAGCGATACACAAAATATAGCAGTCATGAGATTGGCAAGGCCTTGGATCTTGAACTGAAAGGGGACATAGAAAATGCTCTGATATCTTTGG TACGATGCATTGGAAACAAACCGGATTACTTTGCTGAAAAGCTGTATAATTCCATGAAG GGCTATGGTACAAAAGATAAGGTATTGATCAGAATTATGATTTCCCGCTCTGAAGTGGATATGAACGACATCAAAGCAGCATACAAAGCTAAATATGGAAAAACACTTTACAAAGCTATCAAG GATGACACTAAGGCAGACTATGAGAAAATCCTGTTGGCTCTATGTGGAAgtgatgaatga